The genomic segment GGTGCCGCCGTGCGCCGCACCGTCCACGGTGAACTGCACCGCCGGATCGGTGAGCTTCCGGTTCTCCACGATCGTCTCGACCGTCGCGGCACCACCGGTGATCCCGCTGCCCACGCAGACGATCGCGTCGTCGACGAAGAACCAGCTCTTGTACGCCCGGAGGGTGGAGCCCACGCCGCGCAGGTCCATCCCGTATCCGGCGAGGGTGTGTCTCGGTACGACCGCGCCGCCGACCCAGTCGGCGGCGGACACGGTGCGCTGCTCGGCCGAGTCGGCCAGCCGGGTGCTGTCCACCGTGATGCCTGCCAGCCGGTACGGATCGACGGTCGGCCAGTAGTCGCCGCTGTAGTGGCCGAGATCGTCGGTGTAGAGCAGCACCATGCCGTCGGACAGGTGCCAGCCGTGCAGGTTCTCGCGCTGGATCGACTCGTAGTCGTAGATCCGGCTGGAGTAGGCGCTCACCGAGTAGGAGAACGTCGGCCGCCGGTGCACCGCCTTGTCCATCTGCGGGTACTGCTTGTGCCGCACCGGCCGGGGGTCCGCGGTGACCGCGGAGGCCAGTACCGACCGGGCGGCCACCAGCGAGGAGATGTCCGTGACGGTCAGGAAGTCACGGTAGGTGTCCTCGGTGATCCACCGCTTGGCCAGCGCGGTCAGGTGCGTCGCGGTGTCCGCGGGCGCGGCCGGCGCCAGCCGCAGCGTCGCCTCGATCACGGTCTGCGCCGGAACGTGCCCCTGTTTGCTCGGCCGGGCGATCTCCCGGCCGCAGACCGACTGCACCACGTCGCCCCGGATCAGCAGCGGGTCGAACGCGTTGTCCACCCACGCGTACACGTTGCCGGCGTCCGGATCGGTGACCTGCCAGTCGCTGTTCCCGATCAGGTGCAGCAGCTTGGACAGCGTGTTGAGCAGTTCCTTGCCGTACCCACCGTTGTACGGGTGCTTCCAGTGCTGCAGGTAGGAGCCGTCGGCGTAGAAGCCCTCGCCGGTGCCGTTCCCGCCGTCCGCGTAGGCGAAGATCGAGTTGGCGCCGCCGCCCTCCACGTCGGACAGCGCGTCCCGGACCCGCAGCAGCGCGTCGGTGTCGCCGTCCAGGACGGCGCGGATCGCGACGACGGTGGCGATCCAGACCCGGTTGGCGCCGGTGGCGATCTGCCGGTCGACCCGCCACAGGTTCGGGTCCGGGGTGTAGAAGTCGACGGCCCCGGTCAGCCGGGCCAGCCGCTCGGTGCCGAGCACGTCGTACAGCAGCACCATCGTGTTGTTGAGCTGGGTCGGCGCCCCGATCTCCCAGTCCCAGTCGTTGTCGTAGCGGGCCAGCGCCGGGCTGTACCGGTTGTCGGACATCCAGTCGAGGGCGCCGAGGATGGCGTCGGCGACGGTCTGGTCGGCGTGGTGGGCGGTACCGACCGTGGCCCAGGAGTTCGCGATCTGCGCGATCCGGGAGAAGTTCGCGGTCACGTCGTGCGAGGCGGTCGGGCTCGCCAGGTCGGCCCACAGCGCGGTACGGTCCGCGCTGGTGTCCAGGGTGGACAGTGCCGAGGTGGCTGCCCGCTCGATCCGGCGGACGGCGACGGCGATGTCCGGGTCGGTCGGATCGAGGTCGGTACCGCCGGTCAGCTGGTCGAACCAGCGTTGCCGGAGCGCGTCGGTGGGTTTCGCGGGCGGGGTGTCGGCGGACGCGAGGCTGGGCAGGCCGGCGAGGCCGGCGACCGCGCCGACGCCGACGGCACCCAGCAGGGTCCGGCGCGCCACCCGGGCGCCAGAGTGGAGGGACATGGCAGTTCCTTTCGGGTCACGAACGGAACACGGCGCGGACCGGGACGGCGGCGGCGAGCGCGCCCGCACCGGCAGCGTTGGGATGCAGCCCGTCTGGGCTGGCGTAGTCCGGCCGCAGCCGGGTCGGCCGATCCGGGTCGCGCACCGCCGCGTCGAAGTCGACCAGCGCGTCGAAGATCCGGCCGCGGCGCAGCTCGGCGTTGACCGCCCGCCGCACCGCCTCGCGCGCCGGGGTGTAGCGCAGCCAGCCCTCGAAGGGGGTGATCGTGGCGCCGACCACCCGCAACCCGCGGGCCCGTGCGCGCAACGCCAGCTGCCGGTGCCCGGCGAGGATCGCCGCCGGATCGGACTGCTGCGGCGGCTGCTGGATGTCGTTGATACCGATGAACACCAGCACGGTGTCCACCCCGGACAGTCCGGCCACGTCCCGGTCGAACCGCCGCTGCGCGCTGGGCCCGAACCGGTCGTCGTCCAGCAGTACCCGGTTTCCGCTGATGCCAAGGTTCGCCACCGCGACGCCCGGCATCCGCGCGGCGAGCTGGTCGGGCCAGCGCAGGTTGGCGTCGTTCGGGGTACCGACGCCTTCGGTGATCGAGTCGCCCAGGATCGCCAGCCCGCGGGCGGCACCGGTGACCTCCACCGCGGTCAGCAGGAACACCGAGGACGTCGTCGTCGGGTACGCGGTGGCGCCGTCGCCGGTGTGCGCACCGGCCACCGACACGTAGCTCGTGGCGTGGATGTTGCGGTGGAACGCCACCGGCCCGGTCGGCCCGGGCAGGTAGGCGCTGACGACCAGGTCTCCGCCCGCCCGGACCGGCAGCTCGATCGGGTCGGACAGCACCTCGGCGCCGGCCACGAGCATGCTGTCCGGTTCACCGCCGAACGTCACCGGGCGCAGGCTCGCCGGATCGACCGCCGCGCTCGGGCCCGCGGTACCGGCCGGGCGCCGTGCCACCGTCACCGGCCCGACCGCGACGACCCGGTCGCTGAACGGGTTCGCGAACCGGAGTCGGAGCTGTCGGCCGCCGGCCGACATCCGGAGCACCGCGCGCACCGTCCGGTCGGTGAACCCGCCGAGGGCGAGCGTGTCGGCGGCGGTCGGCGCACTCTGCGCCGTGTACCAGCTCGGCGCCCACCGGTGCGAGCGGGCCGGGGTGGCGTCCGCCCCGGTGGTACCGGCCAGCGTCGCGGCGCCCGCGCCGAGGATCGCCGCAGCGCCCCCCTGGAGCAGTTGCCGGCGCCCGGTTGTCGGCCCCGGCTGCCGGGCGGCGCCGCGGCTACTCGCTGCGCGCTCAGCCATGGCGCACCGCCCGGCTCGGGCAGGCCGCCGTCGGGTCGAACTGGTCGGCGTAGCTGCCGACCGCGTTGCCGGCCGCGTTGCCCGACATCGTGTTGCCGCAGACCTTGCCCTGCGGGGCGACGAGGAACTTGATCCCGCCGGCGTCGTTGCCGGTGATCGTGTTGAGGTAGACGTCGTTGCCGGTGCCGTTCGGGGTGCCGTCGGGTTCCGCTGTGCCGCCCAACCGGACACCGGCGCTCAGGTTCGTGTCGACCGTGTTCTTCCGGATGATGTTTCCGTTGCCGTGCAGGTCGATCGCGCCGGATCCGGCCTCCGCGACCCCGGTGCAGGTGTTGTTCTCGACGATGTTGCCGGTCGAGTGCTCCTTGATGTCGACGCACTCGCTGCCGCCGTCGGTGTCGATCGCGTTGCCGTGGATCCAGTTGCCGTTGCTGGCGTCGGTGATCCCGAGTGACTGCTGGTGGCTGAGCGCCGAGCCGACGTAGATGCCCTCACCGTTGATGTAGCCGGTGTCCGGGTCCGGGCCGTACCGGCCGCAACCGGTGATGTGGTTGTCGCCGACCTCGGAGTTCTGCGACGAGTCGATCAGGTGCACGCACTCGCCACCGGCGTTGGTCAGGTGCATGTTCGTGATGGTCAGGTCGTCGGCGCCGTCGGCGTAGATCAGCTTGTTGCGGTAGTTGCCGCCGTTGGTGCCGTCGATGGTGAAGCCGGTCAGCGTCGTCTGGTGGTGGTTGATCTGGAACACGTGCGAGGAGCCGCCGCCGGTCAGCACCGCGTCGGTCGGCCCGGTCACCGTGACGTCGGTGTACCTCGTCACCGCGTCCTGGGCGTAGTGCCCGGATGCGAGGTGCACGGTGCTGCCGGGGCCGGCGACGTCGAGCGCGTGCTGGACGGTCGCGAACGGGGCGGCCGAGGTGCCGGCTGCCGCGTCGCTGCCGCCGGGCGCGACGTACCAGTCGGCCGCGGTGGCGCCGGCCGGGCTGGCCGGGAACAGGGCCGCTACCGCGACGGCGGCGGCCACGAGGGAAAGGTGCGCAGGTTTCACCGGAACCTCCTGGGGGTGGGAGGAGTGCGGGGTGGTGCGCGTGCGTGGGCGGCCGGCTGCCGCCCGCGGTCGTGCTACTTGATGCCGGTGGTGGCGAGGCCCTGGACGAAGTACCGCTGCCCGGCCACGAACAGCAGCACCATCGGCAAGGTGGCGAGCGTCGTGCCGGCCATCAGGAACTGCCACTGGGTGTGGTTCTCGGTCTGGAACACCGAGAGCCCGACCTGGATGACGCGCAGGCTGTCCTTCTGCGTCACCAGCAGCGGCCACAGGAAGTTGTTCCAGGACTCCTGGAACGTCAGCAGCGCCACCGTGGTCAGCGCCGGCTTCACCAGCGGGGTCATGATCCGCGCGTAGATGCCGAACTCGCCGACGCCGTCCAGCCGCGCCGCCTCCTCCAGCTCCACCGGCAGATCCAGGTAGAACTGCCGGAACAGGAACACCGCGAACGGGGTGATGGCGCCCGGGATGATCAGCGCCCACCAGGTGTTGAGCCAGCCGGTACCGCCCTGGCCGAGGATGTCGTTGCCGCCGGCCAGCGGCATGAACCGGACGATCAGGAACTCCGGCAGGATCTTCGTGTACGTCGGGATCATCAGCGCGGCCACGAAGGCGGCGAAGAACAGCGAGCGACCCCGGTACGGCAGCCGGGCGAGCGAGTAGCCGGCCATCGAGGCGAACACCACGTTCAGCACGGTGTGTCCGACCGCGATGATGAAGCTGTTGCGCGCGTACACGGCGAACGGCGCCGCCTTGAACGCGTCGAGGTAGTTGTGGAACTCCCACGTCCTCGGCAGGATGTGCGGGTGCGCCGAGGCGATGTCCGCCGGCGTCTTCAGCGACGTCAGCACCATCCAGGCGAACGGCGCGATCATCACCACGCCGATCACCGCCAGCGCCAGGTAGAGCAGGGTCCGGCCGGTGATCCGGCCGGCGGTGGGCCGCGGCCGGCCGGTGCGGCGATCGGTGCGGCCGGGTGTCCCGGCGATCCGTTCAGCGGTGGCCATCGGTGCCCCCGATCATCCGGCGGTTCAGGATCGTCAGCACGATCAGGAAGGCGAACAGCACCAGCGACTCGGCGCAGGCGTAGCCCATCCGGAACTCGCGGAACGCCGACTTGTACACCTCGTAGGTCATCATCGTGGTGGTGTTGGCCGGGCCGCCGTCGGTCAGGATGTAGATCTGGTCGAACGACTGGAACGCGCCGATCACCGAGGTGACGAAGACGAAGAAGGTGGCGGGGCGCAGCAGCGGCAGGGTGATCGTGAAGAACTGCCGCACCTTCGAGGCGCCGTCGACGCTGGCCGCCTCGTACAGGTCGGCCGGCAGGTTCTGCAGCGCGGCAAGGTAGATGAGCATCTTCAGCCCGATGCCCTGCCAGATGCCGACCACGATCACCGCCGGCATCGCCCAGGTGGTCGACGACAGCCAGTTGACGCCGCTGAAGCCGAGGAACGACAGCACCGCGTTGGCGAGCCCACCCTGCGGGTTGTAGATCCACAGCCAGACGAGCGCCACCGCGATCGTCGCGGTCACCTGCGGCAGGAACACCGCGGTGCGAAACAGCGACCGGCCGCGCAGCCGCCCGTTCAGCAACACCGCGATCAGCAGCGCGATCGCCATCGCCACCGGGACGGTGAAGAACGCGTACACCAGCGTGTTGACCATCGAGCGGCGGAACACCGCGTCACCGGCGATGTCGACGAAGTTCCCCAGGCCGATGAACTTCGGCGGCGTGAGCACGTCGTACGAGGTGAAGCTGAGCACGATCGCCGCGGCCAGCGGCACCCCGGTCCACAGCAGCATGTGCAGCAGCGAGGGCGCCACCATCAGGTAGCCGGCCCGGCGCCGCCCGCGCGACGAGGCCGCGCCGCGCCGCTTCGCCGCGCCGGTGCGACCCGCGCCGGCACGCTCGGTACCGGTCGAGGACCGCGCGGGGGTCATCACCACGGTGGCACCCTTCCTGCCCGTCGAGTCGCCTCGACCGTGACTGTCCACTGAGTACGGACCGGTCTGCCGCCCCGGGCCGTGTGCCGGGCGACGCCGTCGCTCAGAGCCGGCCGATCGCCGACTTCGCGACATCGGTCAGGTCACCGATCGCCTGCTTGGCGGTGCGCTGGCCGACGATCGCGGTCTGCAGGGTCGGCTTGACCTTCTCCCGGATCTCCATCCAGGCCGGCGTACCCCCCTCGGACACCGACTTGTCCAAGTTGGACAGTGCGAAGTCGACCAGCTTGTTCTGCTTGACGTAGGACGAGTCCCGCAGGCTCGCGACGCTCGGTACGGTGCCCCGCTGCTGCGCGGCCGGGAGCACGTTCGCCGGGGTGGCCAGGAACTCCACCAGCGCCTGCGCCGCGGCCCGGTGCTGGCTGCGGGACGACACGCAGGCCAGGGTGCCGCCCTGCAGCATGGCCTCCTGCTTGTTGCGCATGACGAACACGCCGATCTTGTCGTCCGCGATCAGCTCGGGGCTCTGCTGCTGCATGTTCATCCACAACGCCGTGTCGCTCATCATGATCGACGAGCGGCCCTGCTGGATGGTGGCCGGCTGGCCCGCCGCCGGGACGAAGGACGGGTCCGCGGACCGGTCCTTGATCACGTCCAGGAACAGCTGCAGCGCACCGATCCCGGCCTCGTCGTCGAACAGCACCTTGCGGCCGGAGTCGTCGAACATCGACCCGCCGTTGGCGAACAGGAAGTTCTCCCAGCACTGCCGGAGGTCGATGGAGAACGGGTCGAAGCCGGCGCGCACCAGCTTGCCGTTCTTGTGCTGCGCCAGCTCCTTGGCATAGCCGCGCAGCTCGGTCCAGTCCTTCGGCGGGCTGGTGAGCCCGGCCTTGGCGAAGTGGTCCTTGCGGTACACCACCAGGCGGGCGTCGAGCACGACCGGCAGCGCGTACAGCTTGCCGTCGTACTTGGACGGGGCCAGCACCCGCTCCTGGTAGTCGTACTTGGTGCCGGCGCTGGCGGGCAGCGGCGCGAGCACCTTCTTGTACGCGAACGGGGGAACCCAGCCGACGCCGATCATCAGCACGTCGGGCAGCAGGCCGCCGGCGAGACCGGTGGTGATCTTCTCGTTCAGCGAGCCGTAGTCGGTGTAGTCGACCTTGACGTTGACCTTCGGATGCTTCTTGGTGAACTGCTTCAGCAGCTTGCCTTCGAGCAACTGCTTGCCGGTCGCGCCCTGGTACATCGGGGTGAGGACGGTGATGTCACCTTCGACCGGCCCGGTGGCGCTCGCCGTGGTGCCGCCCGTGGAGCAGCCGGCGAGTGCGCCGGAGGACGCCAGCCCGAGGGCGCCGAGACCGGCACCGGCCAGCAGCGATCTGCGACTCAGAGCCATCTGAAGTACCTCTTCGCTGTGGGAGATGTCGGGGTACGTCGTCGGCACCGGCGCGGCCGACGGCCGCGGCGCTCGTTCACCGACGCGTTACAGCGGTGAAACTCGTGTATCGATTCACCGATGCTAGGTGGACGATGTTCGGCAGTCAACAGGTGATTCTCAGCGTCTTGCCGGTGCGCTGAGGCGAGATGAGTGGTGTACCGATAAATCGGTGCACTGGAGCGACGGGGCGACGACCGACTCCCCGCCCGCCATCGCCACCCCGGCCGACAACTCGTCGCCACCCCGGCCGGTACCCCGTCGCCACCCCGGCCGGTACCCCGTCGCCACCCCGGCCAGTGCCTCGTCGCCACCACGGCCGACAACTCGTCGCCACTCCGGCCGGCACCTCGTCGCTACCCCGGCTTGTTCATTCCAGTATTGACATGTCGACTCTTGAGCTTCTAGCTTTGACATGTCGATGGCGAGATATTGGAGGCGGCCATGACCGACACCGCATACCTGGAGGGCCTGCTCGCTCCCGTCCCGGACGAGATCGACGCGGTCGACCTGCCGATCCGCGGCACCCTGCCGCCCGAACTGACCGGCCGGTACTTCCGGAACGGGCCGAACCCGCTGCCCGGCCAGGACCCCGGCCACTGGTTCGCCGGCGCCGGCATGGTGCACGGCGTCCGGCTACGCGACGGCCGCGCCGAGTGGTACCGCAACCGCTGGGTGCGCACCGCGAGCCTCGCCGGCCGGCCGTTCGTCTCCGAACGCGGCGTCGATCTCGCCGCGGTACCGGCCAACACCAGCGTCATCCGGCACGCCGACAGGATCCTCGCGCTCGTCGAGGCCGGCCTGCCTTACGAGCTGACTCCGGAGCTGGACACGGTCGGGCCGGTGGACTTCGGTGGCCGGCTGAAGACCGCGTTCACCGCGCACCCCAAGCTCGACCCGGCCACCGGCGACCTGCACGTCTTCGGCTACGGCGCGCTGCCTCCGTACCTGACCTACCACCGGCTCACGGCCGCCGGCGAACTGGTCGACACGCGGGTGATCGACGTACCCGGGCCGACGATGCTGCACGACTTCGCGATCACCGAACACCACGCGATCTGGCTCGACCTGCCGGTGGTGTTCGACGTGAACCTGCTCGGTCGCGGCATGCCGTACCAGTGGAGCGACGGGTACGGCGCGCGACTCGGCGTGATGCCGCTCGGCGGCGGGCCGGTGCGCTGGGTCGAGATCGACCCGTGCTACGTCTTCCACGTCGGCAACGCGGCCGAGGACGCCGCCGGCAACGTCGTCCTCGACGCCGTGCGGTACACGCCGGGGTCGTTCCTGGCCGCGTGGTCCGGTATCGGCGGCGCGACCGCCGGCAGCGAGGCAGCCCATGCCGGCGGCGGGACCGCCCAGCCGGCCGGCCGCGGATCCGGCCGGGCCGGCGGTGCGGCCGGCCAGGCTCCCGGCGGGGCCGGCCGGGCTCGCGGCGATGCCGGCCGGGCGGCGGGTGGCGTGGTCGCCAGCGACGCGGCGATCGGAGCCAGCCTGTACCGCTGGGTCATCGATCCGGTCGCCGGCACCGTGTCCGAGCAGCAGCTGGACGACCGCCGGGTCGAGTTCCCCACCATCAACGACGCGCTCGTCGGCCGGCCGAGCCGGTACCGGTACACGGTCGGCGACACCGAGATCGTCAAGTACGACACGGTGTCCGGTGCCGCCATCGCGCTCGACGTGGCCGGGCGGCCGGGCGAGGCGGAGTTCGTCCCCGCCGTGGACGGTGCCGGCGAGGACGAGGGCTGGCTGCTGTCGATCGTCTCCACCCCGGGCGGTTCGGAGCTGCGCTGCCTGGACGCGCACGATCTCACCGAGGTCGGCGCGGTGCTGCTGCCCCGCCGGGTACCGGCCGGGTTCCACGGCGCCTGGCTGCCCGACTGACCCGCAC from the Actinocatenispora thailandica genome contains:
- a CDS encoding carbohydrate ABC transporter permease; translated protein: MATAERIAGTPGRTDRRTGRPRPTAGRITGRTLLYLALAVIGVVMIAPFAWMVLTSLKTPADIASAHPHILPRTWEFHNYLDAFKAAPFAVYARNSFIIAVGHTVLNVVFASMAGYSLARLPYRGRSLFFAAFVAALMIPTYTKILPEFLIVRFMPLAGGNDILGQGGTGWLNTWWALIIPGAITPFAVFLFRQFYLDLPVELEEAARLDGVGEFGIYARIMTPLVKPALTTVALLTFQESWNNFLWPLLVTQKDSLRVIQVGLSVFQTENHTQWQFLMAGTTLATLPMVLLFVAGQRYFVQGLATTGIK
- a CDS encoding SGNH/GDSL hydrolase family protein yields the protein MAERAASSRGAARQPGPTTGRRQLLQGGAAAILGAGAATLAGTTGADATPARSHRWAPSWYTAQSAPTAADTLALGGFTDRTVRAVLRMSAGGRQLRLRFANPFSDRVVAVGPVTVARRPAGTAGPSAAVDPASLRPVTFGGEPDSMLVAGAEVLSDPIELPVRAGGDLVVSAYLPGPTGPVAFHRNIHATSYVSVAGAHTGDGATAYPTTTSSVFLLTAVEVTGAARGLAILGDSITEGVGTPNDANLRWPDQLAARMPGVAVANLGISGNRVLLDDDRFGPSAQRRFDRDVAGLSGVDTVLVFIGINDIQQPPQQSDPAAILAGHRQLALRARARGLRVVGATITPFEGWLRYTPAREAVRRAVNAELRRGRIFDALVDFDAAVRDPDRPTRLRPDYASPDGLHPNAAGAGALAAAVPVRAVFRS
- a CDS encoding carbohydrate ABC transporter permease, encoding MTPARSSTGTERAGAGRTGAAKRRGAASSRGRRRAGYLMVAPSLLHMLLWTGVPLAAAIVLSFTSYDVLTPPKFIGLGNFVDIAGDAVFRRSMVNTLVYAFFTVPVAMAIALLIAVLLNGRLRGRSLFRTAVFLPQVTATIAVALVWLWIYNPQGGLANAVLSFLGFSGVNWLSSTTWAMPAVIVVGIWQGIGLKMLIYLAALQNLPADLYEAASVDGASKVRQFFTITLPLLRPATFFVFVTSVIGAFQSFDQIYILTDGGPANTTTMMTYEVYKSAFREFRMGYACAESLVLFAFLIVLTILNRRMIGGTDGHR
- a CDS encoding polysaccharide lyase 8 family protein produces the protein MSLHSGARVARRTLLGAVGVGAVAGLAGLPSLASADTPPAKPTDALRQRWFDQLTGGTDLDPTDPDIAVAVRRIERAATSALSTLDTSADRTALWADLASPTASHDVTANFSRIAQIANSWATVGTAHHADQTVADAILGALDWMSDNRYSPALARYDNDWDWEIGAPTQLNNTMVLLYDVLGTERLARLTGAVDFYTPDPNLWRVDRQIATGANRVWIATVVAIRAVLDGDTDALLRVRDALSDVEGGGANSIFAYADGGNGTGEGFYADGSYLQHWKHPYNGGYGKELLNTLSKLLHLIGNSDWQVTDPDAGNVYAWVDNAFDPLLIRGDVVQSVCGREIARPSKQGHVPAQTVIEATLRLAPAAPADTATHLTALAKRWITEDTYRDFLTVTDISSLVAARSVLASAVTADPRPVRHKQYPQMDKAVHRRPTFSYSVSAYSSRIYDYESIQRENLHGWHLSDGMVLLYTDDLGHYSGDYWPTVDPYRLAGITVDSTRLADSAEQRTVSAADWVGGAVVPRHTLAGYGMDLRGVGSTLRAYKSWFFVDDAIVCVGSGITGGAATVETIVENRKLTDPAVQFTVDGAAHGGTGTLARVSWCHLAGTGGYVFPDRPTLHALREQRTHTWREINLKYGTDTPVTRTYQTLWQDHGVAPTAGCYRYVQLPMASAATTARWASTPPVEVTASTDTVHAVRGPGLLAANFFAAGRTGLLTADGACSAVLVRRGSGSTLAVADPTQLRGTVTVELDGARRLVSAADGVQVTARPGGVRVVVDTTARTPGATATVEFEEG
- a CDS encoding right-handed parallel beta-helix repeat-containing protein, yielding MKPAHLSLVAAAVAVAALFPASPAGATAADWYVAPGGSDAAAGTSAAPFATVQHALDVAGPGSTVHLASGHYAQDAVTRYTDVTVTGPTDAVLTGGGSSHVFQINHHQTTLTGFTIDGTNGGNYRNKLIYADGADDLTITNMHLTNAGGECVHLIDSSQNSEVGDNHITGCGRYGPDPDTGYINGEGIYVGSALSHQQSLGITDASNGNWIHGNAIDTDGGSECVDIKEHSTGNIVENNTCTGVAEAGSGAIDLHGNGNIIRKNTVDTNLSAGVRLGGTAEPDGTPNGTGNDVYLNTITGNDAGGIKFLVAPQGKVCGNTMSGNAAGNAVGSYADQFDPTAACPSRAVRHG
- a CDS encoding carotenoid oxygenase family protein, producing the protein MTDTAYLEGLLAPVPDEIDAVDLPIRGTLPPELTGRYFRNGPNPLPGQDPGHWFAGAGMVHGVRLRDGRAEWYRNRWVRTASLAGRPFVSERGVDLAAVPANTSVIRHADRILALVEAGLPYELTPELDTVGPVDFGGRLKTAFTAHPKLDPATGDLHVFGYGALPPYLTYHRLTAAGELVDTRVIDVPGPTMLHDFAITEHHAIWLDLPVVFDVNLLGRGMPYQWSDGYGARLGVMPLGGGPVRWVEIDPCYVFHVGNAAEDAAGNVVLDAVRYTPGSFLAAWSGIGGATAGSEAAHAGGGTAQPAGRGSGRAGGAAGQAPGGAGRARGDAGRAAGGVVASDAAIGASLYRWVIDPVAGTVSEQQLDDRRVEFPTINDALVGRPSRYRYTVGDTEIVKYDTVSGAAIALDVAGRPGEAEFVPAVDGAGEDEGWLLSIVSTPGGSELRCLDAHDLTEVGAVLLPRRVPAGFHGAWLPD
- a CDS encoding extracellular solute-binding protein, with the protein product MALSRRSLLAGAGLGALGLASSGALAGCSTGGTTASATGPVEGDITVLTPMYQGATGKQLLEGKLLKQFTKKHPKVNVKVDYTDYGSLNEKITTGLAGGLLPDVLMIGVGWVPPFAYKKVLAPLPASAGTKYDYQERVLAPSKYDGKLYALPVVLDARLVVYRKDHFAKAGLTSPPKDWTELRGYAKELAQHKNGKLVRAGFDPFSIDLRQCWENFLFANGGSMFDDSGRKVLFDDEAGIGALQLFLDVIKDRSADPSFVPAAGQPATIQQGRSSIMMSDTALWMNMQQQSPELIADDKIGVFVMRNKQEAMLQGGTLACVSSRSQHRAAAQALVEFLATPANVLPAAQQRGTVPSVASLRDSSYVKQNKLVDFALSNLDKSVSEGGTPAWMEIREKVKPTLQTAIVGQRTAKQAIGDLTDVAKSAIGRL